A segment of the Agrobacterium tumefaciens genome:
GGCCACACGCGCTGGGAAATCTTGACGCTGCACAAATAGGACAAGCGCGGATAACGCTGCCGATATTTGTCGAATGAAGCCCGCATGACGCTAAAATCGAAGGCGGCGTTGTGGGCAATCATTGTGGCGTCGTGAAAATCGTCAATGAACTCTTCCATGACGTCCGGAAACTCCGGCGCATCTTCGACATCAGCCGGACGAATGCCGTGAACGGCAATATTGAACGGCGAAAACCGCATGTCCTTCGGCCGGATGAGGCGCTCCTCGACCCGGACGATCTCACCCTGTTCTATCCATGCCAATCCAACGGAGCAGGCGCTTCCCCTCTCCTCATTGGCGGTTTCGAAGTCGATGGCGATGGTTTTCAAGAGTGATTCCCGTTCTTTCAGCATCCCGGCATAAACCGGTTTCACTTCAAAGAGAACCGTCAGTGGCTGAGCCGGCCTCGGAAAGCATCCAGTCTCTCAACTTCACGAGATCGGGATTGTCCAGCGCCCGTTGCGGGAAAACGAGGAAATAGGCCAGCGTACTGGTGATATCCTTCTCGAACGGCGCTAACAACGTCCCCTCGGCAAGCTCCCGCGACACAAGCGAACGCCGGGTGAGTGCAACACCATGCCCTGCTTTGGCAGCATCAAGCGCACCGTTGCTGTCGATGAACACGGTTCCGCCGGATGCATCGACATTCATCGCTCCGGCCGTTTCCAGCCAAAGCCGCCATTCGTTCCGGTTTTCATCGTGCAGAAGCGGAACGGATTGCAGATCGCCGGGGGTCAGAAGAGCGCCACGTTTTTCGATAAGAATTGGCGAACAGACCGGCAAGGTGCTGTCATCAATGAACCTGATGCTCTCCAGCCCCTCATAGCGGCCATACCCGTGCCGAACGGCTAGGTCGACATCATCCTTCGAGAAATCCACCAGACGATTGGTCACGCTGATGCGGACATCGACATGCGGGTTCTGTTGCTGAAATGCCGGAAGTCTTGGCATCAGCCACTGCGCGGCGAAGGTTGGCGTGCAACTCAAGGTCAGAACCGAGATACCGGACCTGGCCGTCAGTTCCGCCGTCGCCTCGCGCATCATCCGAAACGCCGTGCGAAGCGCGCCGTAATATCGTTCCCCTTCACGCGTCAACTGAATGCTACGGGGCCGGCGGAAAAACAGCTGCACGCCGAGACGGGATTCGAGTTCGCGGATTTGCAGGCTTACGGCACCGGGTGTCACGCTCAACTCGTTGGATGCGAGTGTTACGCTGCGGTAGCGCGCTGCCGCCTCAAATGCCTGCAAGCCTTTCAAAGATGGAAGTTCGGCAGCCATAGTTTAGTTCACCTCAATCATCCAGCGAGAAACAATCGTTTGAAAACCAAAAGAAATCGGAGATAAATAAGCATAAATCAGCCAGAACGACCAGATCGACAAGAGAATTTGTCGAGGAAAACTCAACTCATATCGGGTGGTGTTTGGCCGATTAGTTTGGGAATATTCGACTTTCGGAGAGGGAGACGATCATGTCGACACCAAAACAAATGGACACCAGGGAATGGGGGATGCTGGTCGCACTATCCCTGCTCTGGGGCGGATCGTTCTTCTTTATCGGCATCGCAGTGAAAGAACTGCCACCGGTGACGATTGTGACATTGCGAGTCTTCCTGGCCGCAATCGCACTGCTGATTGTTTGCCGCGTCATGGGCCTTCATTTGCCCCGCCAGGGAGCCGTATGGCGCGCCTTTTTCGGCATGGGCTTGCTGAACAACATCATTCCCTTCTGCCTGATCGTCTGGGGCCAGACGCATATTGCCAGCGGCCTCGCCTCCGTTCTGAACGCCACGACCCCGCTATTTACGGTGATCGTCGCGCATTTCCTTACCACCGACGAAAAGATGACCGGCAACAAGCTGGCAGGCGTTCTGATCGGCTTTGCGGGCGTCGCAACGATGATCGGGTCAACGGCTTTCGCCGGCGCGACATCGGGGTTCTGGGGACAGATCGCCATCTTGGGCGCGGCCATTTCCTACGCGTTTGCAAGCATCTTCGGCCGCCGCTTCAAGGCCATGGGTGTACCACCGCTGATGACGGCAACAGGCCAGATATCCTCGTCTACGCTCATGCTCATCCCGCTTGCCCTTTTGATCGACAAACCGTGGACACTGACGATGCCTGGCCTGGAAACCTGGGGAGCGCTGGTCGGAATTGCGCTGCTGTCAACTGCGCTCGCTTACCTGATCTTCTTCCGTATTCTGGCAACGGCGGGAGCGACCAACCTTGCCCTCGTTACCTTCCTTATTCCCGTCAGCGCCATCCTGCTCGGCTCGATGTTCCTTGGCGAACGTCTGGAACCCAAACATTTCGCCGGCATGGCAATGATCGCCGCCGGGCTTGCCGCCATCGACGGAAGGCTGCTGAGACGGTTCAAACTCGTCTAAAACGACAACGGGCGTTGACAGCAGCGCATGGCATCAGCATCCTCCCGAACATGATCGCACAGTCCAAAAATACGATGCTTAACATCATCACCTCCGGCAAACCGGCGGGCGATGGAGCATTGGCGCAGTAGACCAGCGATCTTTGTCCATCCAGCCCTGCCGCCAGAGCAGGGCAATTGGATACCTGCTCTCCGGCCCAATCAAGGAGAACAGCGATGCCACAGCCACAAGATGATACTCCGCCCTCTTCAGACTTCAGGATCGACGACCTGATCGTTCGTGGGATCATACCAGACGACGCAGAAGGTCTGACCGATGTCCTCAACCTGCCGGGCGTCCGCCTCGGCACGTTGCGCCAGCCCTTTCAGAGCGTGGCATGCACACGTCAATACATCGAGGGACTTTCGCGCTCGGATATCGTCGTCGCGGCTGAGTGGCGCGGCCGTATCCTGGGAAATGCCGGGCTGCATGCGAAATCCGGCAGGCAGAAGCATGTCGCGACACTGGGGATTGGCATCCATGACGATTTCGTCGGCAAAGGCATCGGCTCCAGACTTCTGGCCGCGCTGATCGATGCGGCAGAAAACTGGCACGACATCCATCGGATTGACCTCACCGTTTTTACTGACAACACAGCCGCCGTGCACCTCTATGAAAAATTCGGGTTTGAGATCGAAGGCACATTGAGGAACTATGCGTTTCGCAACGGCACTTATGCCGACTCCTACCTCATGGCACGGCTGCGATAGCAACTCTCAAGAGTAACGCTGCGCCAGGTGATCCTCAAACAAGTGCCGGATGGTTCGCCGCGACCATTCGGCAAGCTCCCCATTCCTGTCGCGATGGGCTGCAAGCGTAATCAGTGCCTTCCACAACGCCCATCCGCGTCCGCGCTGCCATACCGCTTCATTGAGACCCAGCGCGGTATGGAAGACTGCGCGGCTCTCGTGATCGAGCACGTTCCACGCCAGAATGAGATCGGACGACGGATCGCCAACGCCGGAACTGCCAAAGTCGATCACGGCCGCCAGGCGATTGTTGCTGACCAGCAAATTGCCCTCGGCGATATCGCCATGGACCCAGACCGGCTTTTCCCGCCAATAACTGGAAAGTGCAAGCTCCCAAACCTCGCGCGCCAGCGTCGGATCAACCTCATCCTCGACCGCCAACATTGCCAGTTGCGCCTCATCATCGTAGACGCTGAGCGAACCGCCCCGATGAAAATTGTGATCCCCGGCAGGTGGTCCTTTGGAAGCGTCAATGGCATGCAAGGCGATCAGGAAGCTTGCGACGTCTTCGGCGAGCACCGACAGATCGATGCGGCCTAGACATTGCACAAGCGGCTCGCCTTCAAGCCACGCGTAGATCGACCAGGGATACGGATATCCCTCCCCTGGTTCACCGCGCACCAGTGGCACCGGAATGGGAACCGGCAAAGCGCCCGCCAGTTTCGGCAACCAGACATGCTCTTTTTCGATCTGAGAAACGTAACGCGCAGCACTCGGCATCCGCACCAGCATCGTTTCCCCAAGCCGGAAGCTGCGATTGTCCCAGCCACTATGATCGACCGGACGAACAGGCATATCCGCCCATTGGGGAAACTGGCCTGCGACAAGGGCAACGACCTGCTCCGTGGAAACCCAAAGGCGGTCATCCATCGGTGTTTATCCCCCGATCAGAGCCAGCCACTCGTCTTCGTCCATCGTCTGAACGCCAAGCTCGGCGGCTTTGGCGAGCTTGGAGCCTGCCCCCGGCCCTGCGACCAGAATATCGGTCTTCTTCGACACTGAACCGGCAACCTTGGCACCCAGACTTTCCGCACGTGCCTTGGCTTCATCGCGTGTGAACTTCTCCAGCGACCCGGTAAACACCACCGTTTTACCGGCAACCGGGCTACCGTCAGTGGAGGGCTTTTCGGCTTCCTTGGGCTGCAGTTCCCGAATCAGACGATCGATCACGTCGATATTGCGCGGCTCTTTGTAGAACTCCACAACAGCGCGCGCCACGACCTCACCGATACCGTCGATACTGTTGAGTTCCACCCAGGCATCACCGGAAAGATCGGCTGCTGCCTTCATGCTCTCCTCGAAGTGGGCATAGGTCGCATAAGAGCGTGCCAGAAGCTTGGCCGTCGTCTCACCGACATGACGGATACCAAGCGCAAAGATCAGCCTGTGCAGATCAATTTCACGGCGTGCGTCGATTGCATCGAAGAGCTTTTTGACGCTGACCTTGCCGAAGCCATCGATATTCTCAAGCTTGGTCAAATGTGACGCGTCCTGCCGCGCCTTGAGCGTGAAGATATCCGGCGCTGTCTTGATTGACAGGGTGGGATCTTCGCTTTCGAAAAAGAAATCGATCTGCTTGGTGCCAAGCCCTTCAATATCGAATGCATTGCGTGACACGAAATGTTTCAGGTGCTCCACCGCTTGCGCACGGCAGACAAAACCGCCGGTGCAGCGGGTCACCGAATCGAGCTTGCCGGTCTTTTCATTGCGTTCGCGCACGGCGTGGCTGCCGCAAACGGGGCATTTCTCCGGAAACGCATAAGGGGTCGAACCGGCTTCACGCTTCTCCAGCAGGACATCAAGAACCTGCGGGATCACGTCTCCTGCGCGCTGAACGATGACCGTGTCGCCAATGCGGATATCATGGTCCTCAGGGCGAATGCGCTCACCATTGTTGCCAATGCCATTGATGTAGTCAGCATTATGCAAGGTCGCGTTCGTCACCACGACACCGCCAACCGTCACGGGCGTCAAACGCGCGACCGGTGTAAGCGCGCCAGTGCGGCCGACCTGGATTTCAATATTCTCGACTGTGGTGAAGGCCTGTTCGGCCGGGAATTTATGCGCCGTCGCCCAGCGTGGGCTGCGCGAACGGAAACCAAGCCGCTCCTGCAGATCAAGCCGATCCACCTTGTAAACAACGCCATCGATATCGTAATCGAGGTCAGGACGCGCGATGCCGATTTCCCGATAATGCTCAAGCAATTGCTCGGCAGACGTGAATCGTTTCATGAACGGGTTGACCGGAAAACCCCAGGCTTTGAACGTCTCCACGATGCCGAACTGCGTATCGGCCAGGCGCGTCGACTGGCCGCCATTCGAAACCTCGCCAAGTGCATAGGCAAAAAACCGCAGCTTGCGTTTTGCCGTTACGTTGGCATCAAGCTGCCGTAATGAACCGGACGCCGTATTGCGCGGATTGACGTAGGTCTGCTTGCCCTCGGCCTCCATCTGGGCATTGAGCGCAAGAAAGTCGCTCTTTGCCATGTAGACCTCGCCACGCACTTCCACCACATCCGGCGCACCGGCAGGAAGAGTATTGGGAATTTCCTTGATGGTCAGGATATTGGCGGTAACATTCTCACCCGTGGTGCCGTCGCCGCGCGTCGCCGCAGTCTTCAGCTTGCCGTTCTCGTAGCGGATCGACATGGAAAGTCCGTCGATCTTGGGTTCGGCGGTAAAGGCGATGGAATTGTCGGGGAGCTGGCCGAGGAAGCGATAGACCGAGGCTACGAAGTCCTGCACGTCCTCGTCCGAAAACGTGTTGTCCAGCGACAGCATGGGGCGCGCATGCACGATCGGCGCAAAGGTTGGAAGTGGCGTGAAGCCAACTTTCTTTGACGGGCTGTCAGCGCGAACCAGATCAGGGAACGCCGTCTCGATCGCATCGTTCCGACGTTTCAGCGCATCATAGTCCGCATCGGAAATCTCCGGCGCATCCTTACCGTGATAGAGCGCATCGTGCCGCGAAAGTTCGGCCGCCAGAAACGCAAGCTCGGAAGACGCTTCAAGCTCGGTCAGTTTTTCGACTGGAATGTGGTCGTTCGACATGGCGGCCTCGTTGTGAATTACCGAACGCTTTTAGCCGAAACAGAATACAAGCAAAACAGTTTTGCCTCGCCGCCCACAGCGGCGAATTAGTCCTTTGCAGCCAGAAGGCGTGCCGCCGCCGCCCTCGCCTCGTCTGTCACCGAGGCACCGGCCAACATGCGGGCAATTTCTTCCGTACGGTGCTCCGGCTGCATGGTGGCAACCCGGGTGGCAATGCGCTCGCTGCCGTCGCCGGAAGGCCCCTTGGAGATCAAAAGGTGGGTGACGGCACGCGCAGCAACCTGCGGCGCATGGGTAACCGACAGCACCTGCACGGTTTTCGACAAGCGACGAAGCCGTTGTCCAATCGCATCAGCCACAGCACCACCCACGCCGGTATCGATTTCGTCGAAGACAAGCGTTGGCGCCGAGCCGCGATCGGCAAGCGCCACCTTCAACGCCAGGAGGAAGCGGGACAATTCACCACCGGAAGCCACCTTCATGATGGGCCCGGGACGCGTGCCAGGATTGGTCTGAACCTGGAATTCCACGGTATCGATGCCGTCAGCCGTCGCCTGCTGCGCATCGGAAGCAACCTCGACGGAGAAACGTGCCCGTTCGAGCTTCAGCGCAGGCAATTCCGCCATAACGGCATCAGACAGCGAACCGGCGGCCTTGTGTCGCTTCTCCGACAAAGCCGTGGCGGCATTATCGAACGCGGCCTTCACAACACCGAGATTGGCCTCCAGCTTGCCAAGCTGTTCTTCACCAGCATCAAGATCGGCAAGGTCAGCAACCATGCGTTCGGCGAGCGCCGGCAAGTCTGCTACCGCGACATTGTACTTGCGGCCTGCGGCACGCAGCGCAAACAGGCGTTCTTCGACACGCTCCAACTCGCGTGGGTCGAACTCTGTACGCCGCAGCGCTGCTTCCACTTCCATCTGTGCGTTGGAGAGGCTGTCGAGCGCCGCGTCCATCAATTGCACGGTTTCTTCAAGCAAACCTGGAGCCTCATGGCTCTTGCGCTCCAGCCGCCGCATCATCGAAGCGATCATCGGAACAGGCGAGGCATTGCCGTTCAGGAACTCGCTTGCCTCGGCAATATCTCCGGCAATGCGCTCCGATTTCTGCATCACGGCACGGCGTTCAGCCAGTTCGTCCTCTTCGCCATCACGCGGCGACAGGCCCTCAAGCTCTTCAACGGAGGCTCGCAGATAGTCCGCTTCGCGGGCTGCAGCCTCCACCTTTGCACGGTGGGTCTTCAGTGAGCGATCAGCGTCCTTCCAGGTTCGGTAGAGGCCCTGAACGGTCCGCACCTCATCTCCCAGCATCGCAAAGGCGTCCAGAAGGGCGCGATGAGCGTCGGTATCGACGAGCGCGCGATCATCATGCTGTCCATGAATCTCAACGAGTGTCTGGCCGAGCTGGCGCATCATCTGCACGCTCACGGCCTGATCATTGACGTAAGCCTTAGTACGTCCGTCAGAGGATTGCACCCGACGGAAAATCAGGTCGCCATCGTCATCCAGGCCATTTTCCCGCAGCAGCGCGCGGGCGGGATGGTTCTGTGGCACTTCGAAGCTCGCCGTGACCTGGCCCTTCTCTTCGCCATGGCGAACCAGTCCGCCATCACCACGACCACCAAGGGCCAGAGACAGACTGTCGAGAAGAATCGACTTTCCGGCGCCGGTTTCCCCCGTCAACACGGAAAGGCCCGCCTCAAAACCGAGGTCGAGCCTTTCAATCAGAACGATATCGCGAATCGAGAGCTGGACCAGCATGGCCTATGCCCTATCTCAAGCGCCAATCAGTTTCTTGCCGGCACGCGAAATCCAGGAGCCCTTGTTTTCACGCGGCTCAACCCCGCCGTTTTTCAGCAGCTTGAAGGAATCAGCATACCACTGGCTGTCCGGATAGTTGTTGCCGAGGACGGCTGCAGCCGTCTGAGCCTCGTCGACCAGACCCATCGCAAAATAGGCTTCCGTCAGACGCGCCAGAGCTTCTTCGATCTGGTTGGTGTTCTGGTACTGCTCCACAACAATGCGGAAGCGCGAAATCGCCGCCAGATATTCCTTGCGTTCCAGATAATAACGGCCGACCTGCATTTCGCGGCCAGCAAGCTGGTCGCGTGCAAAACGGATCTTTGCCTGTGCGTCAGCGACATATTCCGAATCGGGATAGTCGTTCACCACCTTGCTCATCGCCTCAACAGTGCGCTGGGCAGCGCGCTGGTCCTGCGTGACGTCGGAAATCTGCTTCGAATAGGCAAGACCGATCATGTACTGAACGTAAGCCGCATCCTTGGAGCGCGGATACTGGCGCAGGAAACGGCTACCGGCAGCAATCGCCACGTCGTTCTTGCTCTGACGCGTGGCAATGAACGTCTGCATGACAAGCGCCTTCTGGCCCCATTCCGTGAACGGATATTGCTTGTCGATCGCCTCGAACTTGCGGGAGGCTTCGGTCATGTTACCGGCGTTCATGTTGGCAAGACCCTGCTTGTACAGAACATCCGGCGGATCGGTTTCCATGCCGAGTTTGGTGATGTCGATATCCGGATCGGACTGGCAGGCCGTAACCGCCACGCTGGCGCCGACCAACATCAACGACACCGCGATTCCGCGCATCGTACTCTTCATTGCACCAGACCCTACATGCTTCATTCGACAGTTCCCACTTCCCGCGCAAATACATAAGCATCGGCTTTGTATTGGCGTTCTAGCCATAAAAGCATCCGCAGGGCAACGCAATGATGACGCATTAACGCATTTTTATGGCATTGGAGCGCCCTGCAACCATTTGAACGCACAAAGGATGCCGTAAATCCCGCAATAGACACGACCTGTGTTGTGAAAATCGAATCCGACTTTTCGACGGCAAATACGAATATCGCCGTTACTGCAGCGAGTTACAGGTACGGCAAAGAAAAAAGCCGCCCCAGTTTCTGGAGCGGCTTTTCCGTCAATTGATGCTGCAAACTGGCTTATGCAGACCAGGGTGCGAATTCCGGCATGTTGACAGCAACGAACTCGCGAGCGCGAACCATCTGGCTGCGCGCTGCAGGTGCCTCGACAATTTCATAGGCAGAGCGATCACTCAAAAGAGCCTTCAATGCGTTGGCATTGACCTTGTGGCCACCGCGGTAGGAGCGGTAGCAACCGATGAACTGCGCGCCGGCGAGCGCCAGATCTCCAACGGCATCCAGCGTCTTGTGGCGGACAAACTCGTCCTTCGCGTAACGCAGGCCTTCCATGTTGATGACCGTGTTGTCGTCAGAGATGACGACCGAATTCTCAAGCGAGGAACCAAGCGCATAACCGGCAGCCCAGAGCCGCTCGACGTCACGCATGAAACCAAAGGTCCGTGCACGGGACAATTCATTCTTGAAGCTCTCAGCCGTCAGGTCACCCTTCCAGGACTGCTTGCCAATCAGCGGCGTATCGAAATCGATGTCCACTTCGAATCGCGTGCCGTCATACGGACGGAACTCAGCCCAGGATGCACCGGCATCGATACGGACAGGCTTCGTCACACGAATATAACGGCGCTTCACACCGAGATTCTTGACGCCAACCGCTTCGATCGCTTCGATGAAGGGAGCAGAGCTGCCATCCATGATCGGAACTTCCGGACCATCAACCTCGACAACGAGATTGTCGATGCCCATGGCATAGATAGCCGCCATGACGTGCTCGATCGTCGCCACTGACTGGGATAGCGAACGACCAAGCACGGTGCACAGGTCGGTATTGCCGACATTGGAAGAAACCGCCTTCAACTCCGTTACACTGCCATTCTCATGGAGGCGGTGAAACACGATGCCCGTTCCGGCTTCTGCCGGCTGGAAGGTCATCGAAACCGGATTGCCGGAATGCACGCCAATGCCTTTAAGCTGAACAGCATTTGCGATGGTTGTCTGAAATCCGAGCAGTCCGATAGTCATGCGTATGTGCCTTGTTTTATGAACCGCGCCGATGGCAGCGCCGCTCCTGTTTTCGCCGGTCATTCACGACCGGAAGCATCAGTAGAATCCTTTACCCAGGTTCATACATACGCACATGTAGGTCTAAGAACAAATCACTGTTCGTTTCGGATTGTTACAAGACTAAATCATTGAAAAAATGAATTAATTTACCGTTAAAAGCGTCACCAAAACAAAAAGCCCGGACCTTGCGATCCGGGCTTTTCTGACTGCGATAGAATCGTCGGCTCAGTTCGACTGGCGGCGCAGGAACGCCGGGATTTCGAGCTGATCGTCTTCGTGGTTGCTGGACGAAGCAGGCGTTGCACGGCCGTGATCGTCAAGCTGGCCACGACGCGGTGCGTAAAGGCTTGCTTCCGGGGAAAGCTGGCGGCGCGGCTGCGGAGCCATGCTCGGAGCATC
Coding sequences within it:
- a CDS encoding aminoglycoside phosphotransferase family protein, with protein sequence MDDRLWVSTEQVVALVAGQFPQWADMPVRPVDHSGWDNRSFRLGETMLVRMPSAARYVSQIEKEHVWLPKLAGALPVPIPVPLVRGEPGEGYPYPWSIYAWLEGEPLVQCLGRIDLSVLAEDVASFLIALHAIDASKGPPAGDHNFHRGGSLSVYDDEAQLAMLAVEDEVDPTLAREVWELALSSYWREKPVWVHGDIAEGNLLVSNNRLAAVIDFGSSGVGDPSSDLILAWNVLDHESRAVFHTALGLNEAVWQRGRGWALWKALITLAAHRDRNGELAEWSRRTIRHLFEDHLAQRYS
- the gcvA gene encoding transcriptional regulator GcvA, producing MAAELPSLKGLQAFEAAARYRSVTLASNELSVTPGAVSLQIRELESRLGVQLFFRRPRSIQLTREGERYYGALRTAFRMMREATAELTARSGISVLTLSCTPTFAAQWLMPRLPAFQQQNPHVDVRISVTNRLVDFSKDDVDLAVRHGYGRYEGLESIRFIDDSTLPVCSPILIEKRGALLTPGDLQSVPLLHDENRNEWRLWLETAGAMNVDASGGTVFIDSNGALDAAKAGHGVALTRRSLVSRELAEGTLLAPFEKDITSTLAYFLVFPQRALDNPDLVKLRDWMLSEAGSATDGSL
- a CDS encoding UDP-3-O-acyl-N-acetylglucosamine deacetylase; this encodes MTIGLLGFQTTIANAVQLKGIGVHSGNPVSMTFQPAEAGTGIVFHRLHENGSVTELKAVSSNVGNTDLCTVLGRSLSQSVATIEHVMAAIYAMGIDNLVVEVDGPEVPIMDGSSAPFIEAIEAVGVKNLGVKRRYIRVTKPVRIDAGASWAEFRPYDGTRFEVDIDFDTPLIGKQSWKGDLTAESFKNELSRARTFGFMRDVERLWAAGYALGSSLENSVVISDDNTVINMEGLRYAKDEFVRHKTLDAVGDLALAGAQFIGCYRSYRGGHKVNANALKALLSDRSAYEIVEAPAARSQMVRAREFVAVNMPEFAPWSA
- the ligA gene encoding NAD-dependent DNA ligase LigA — its product is MSNDHIPVEKLTELEASSELAFLAAELSRHDALYHGKDAPEISDADYDALKRRNDAIETAFPDLVRADSPSKKVGFTPLPTFAPIVHARPMLSLDNTFSDEDVQDFVASVYRFLGQLPDNSIAFTAEPKIDGLSMSIRYENGKLKTAATRGDGTTGENVTANILTIKEIPNTLPAGAPDVVEVRGEVYMAKSDFLALNAQMEAEGKQTYVNPRNTASGSLRQLDANVTAKRKLRFFAYALGEVSNGGQSTRLADTQFGIVETFKAWGFPVNPFMKRFTSAEQLLEHYREIGIARPDLDYDIDGVVYKVDRLDLQERLGFRSRSPRWATAHKFPAEQAFTTVENIEIQVGRTGALTPVARLTPVTVGGVVVTNATLHNADYINGIGNNGERIRPEDHDIRIGDTVIVQRAGDVIPQVLDVLLEKREAGSTPYAFPEKCPVCGSHAVRERNEKTGKLDSVTRCTGGFVCRAQAVEHLKHFVSRNAFDIEGLGTKQIDFFFESEDPTLSIKTAPDIFTLKARQDASHLTKLENIDGFGKVSVKKLFDAIDARREIDLHRLIFALGIRHVGETTAKLLARSYATYAHFEESMKAAADLSGDAWVELNSIDGIGEVVARAVVEFYKEPRNIDVIDRLIRELQPKEAEKPSTDGSPVAGKTVVFTGSLEKFTRDEAKARAESLGAKVAGSVSKKTDILVAGPGAGSKLAKAAELGVQTMDEDEWLALIGG
- the recN gene encoding DNA repair protein RecN, whose translation is MLVQLSIRDIVLIERLDLGFEAGLSVLTGETGAGKSILLDSLSLALGGRGDGGLVRHGEEKGQVTASFEVPQNHPARALLRENGLDDDGDLIFRRVQSSDGRTKAYVNDQAVSVQMMRQLGQTLVEIHGQHDDRALVDTDAHRALLDAFAMLGDEVRTVQGLYRTWKDADRSLKTHRAKVEAAAREADYLRASVEELEGLSPRDGEEDELAERRAVMQKSERIAGDIAEASEFLNGNASPVPMIASMMRRLERKSHEAPGLLEETVQLMDAALDSLSNAQMEVEAALRRTEFDPRELERVEERLFALRAAGRKYNVAVADLPALAERMVADLADLDAGEEQLGKLEANLGVVKAAFDNAATALSEKRHKAAGSLSDAVMAELPALKLERARFSVEVASDAQQATADGIDTVEFQVQTNPGTRPGPIMKVASGGELSRFLLALKVALADRGSAPTLVFDEIDTGVGGAVADAIGQRLRRLSKTVQVLSVTHAPQVAARAVTHLLISKGPSGDGSERIATRVATMQPEHRTEEIARMLAGASVTDEARAAAARLLAAKD
- a CDS encoding GNAT family N-acetyltransferase produces the protein MPQPQDDTPPSSDFRIDDLIVRGIIPDDAEGLTDVLNLPGVRLGTLRQPFQSVACTRQYIEGLSRSDIVVAAEWRGRILGNAGLHAKSGRQKHVATLGIGIHDDFVGKGIGSRLLAALIDAAENWHDIHRIDLTVFTDNTAAVHLYEKFGFEIEGTLRNYAFRNGTYADSYLMARLR
- a CDS encoding 3'-5' exonuclease, encoding MKTIAIDFETANEERGSACSVGLAWIEQGEIVRVEERLIRPKDMRFSPFNIAVHGIRPADVEDAPEFPDVMEEFIDDFHDATMIAHNAAFDFSVMRASFDKYRQRYPRLSYLCSVKISQRVWPQLPSHKLNVIADHLQLRFVHHNAAEDAVVCAATAIAATKALRVADIREVPDRIGMVAGRLTSTGYEPCSMKKRVASRVA
- a CDS encoding outer membrane protein assembly factor BamD, with product MKHVGSGAMKSTMRGIAVSLMLVGASVAVTACQSDPDIDITKLGMETDPPDVLYKQGLANMNAGNMTEASRKFEAIDKQYPFTEWGQKALVMQTFIATRQSKNDVAIAAGSRFLRQYPRSKDAAYVQYMIGLAYSKQISDVTQDQRAAQRTVEAMSKVVNDYPDSEYVADAQAKIRFARDQLAGREMQVGRYYLERKEYLAAISRFRIVVEQYQNTNQIEEALARLTEAYFAMGLVDEAQTAAAVLGNNYPDSQWYADSFKLLKNGGVEPRENKGSWISRAGKKLIGA
- a CDS encoding EamA family transporter — protein: MSTPKQMDTREWGMLVALSLLWGGSFFFIGIAVKELPPVTIVTLRVFLAAIALLIVCRVMGLHLPRQGAVWRAFFGMGLLNNIIPFCLIVWGQTHIASGLASVLNATTPLFTVIVAHFLTTDEKMTGNKLAGVLIGFAGVATMIGSTAFAGATSGFWGQIAILGAAISYAFASIFGRRFKAMGVPPLMTATGQISSSTLMLIPLALLIDKPWTLTMPGLETWGALVGIALLSTALAYLIFFRILATAGATNLALVTFLIPVSAILLGSMFLGERLEPKHFAGMAMIAAGLAAIDGRLLRRFKLV